From a single Anaerolineaceae bacterium oral taxon 439 genomic region:
- a CDS encoding 30S ribosomal protein S16 — MVRIRLRRNGLKGQASYRIIAADKESPRDGRFLEILGSYNPRTEPFDFKVKEERVYHWMKNGAQPSESVAKLFKSVGLDERFARYKAGEALETVLAEAAEYYANRTVNPKTRQIKTA; from the coding sequence ATGGTTCGTATTCGTTTGCGCCGCAACGGCTTAAAAGGTCAGGCTTCTTATCGGATTATTGCGGCGGATAAGGAAAGCCCGCGCGACGGTCGTTTTCTCGAGATTCTGGGCAGCTACAACCCGCGTACGGAACCGTTCGATTTCAAAGTCAAAGAAGAACGGGTTTATCATTGGATGAAAAACGGGGCGCAGCCGAGCGAGTCCGTCGCGAAATTATTCAAGAGCGTCGGCTTGGACGAACGCTTCGCGCGGTATAAGGCCGGAGAAGCTTTGGAAACCGTTCTCGCGGAAGCGGCGGAGTATTACGCCAACCGGACGGTCAATCCGAAGACTCGCCAGATCAAGACCGCTTAA
- a CDS encoding signal recognition particle protein translates to MFENLTERLNTIFAGLTRRGKLSEEDVNAAMREVRLALLEADVHYSVVKTFVASVRERAVGVEVSAALNPGQMVIKIVNEELVKTLGPAERLNLTGEKPRVVMFVGLQGSGKTTHTAKVAKKLRSLGERVLMVAADPYRPAAVKQLQTLGERIGVEVFYQEGVKPPELSKRAIEYGLKGGFSVILIDTAGRSQLDQQLMDELRAIQKATNPKDVLLVVDSMIGQEALHVAEGFRDTVSITGLILTKMDGDSRGGAAISIRSVTGVPIKFLGTGEGVDALEVYDPGRLSSRILGMGDIIGLIEKAESAYSEKSMEQAGRMMSGRFTLEDFADQLRQVKKMGPIQQILGMLPGQLGQAAKQIDPKAADKSLKMTEAILSSMTKKERLNPDILNAGRKRRIAAGSGTEVQDVNRLLKQFRESQKMMKTLQKTGGKGLSNLFR, encoded by the coding sequence ATGTTTGAAAATTTAACCGAACGACTGAATACGATTTTTGCGGGACTGACGCGGCGCGGAAAGTTATCCGAGGAGGATGTTAACGCCGCAATGCGCGAGGTGCGTCTGGCTTTATTAGAAGCGGACGTGCATTATTCGGTCGTCAAAACTTTCGTGGCGTCGGTCAGGGAACGGGCGGTTGGCGTCGAGGTTTCAGCTGCGCTGAACCCGGGCCAGATGGTTATCAAGATCGTCAATGAGGAGCTGGTTAAAACGCTCGGCCCGGCGGAAAGGCTCAACCTGACGGGCGAGAAGCCGCGCGTGGTGATGTTCGTGGGGCTTCAGGGCTCCGGAAAGACGACGCATACCGCTAAGGTCGCGAAAAAACTCCGTTCGCTGGGCGAACGCGTCCTTATGGTCGCGGCCGATCCGTACCGCCCGGCGGCGGTTAAACAGCTTCAAACGTTAGGCGAGCGGATCGGCGTTGAAGTCTTCTATCAGGAGGGCGTCAAACCGCCGGAGCTTTCCAAACGCGCGATTGAATACGGCCTCAAAGGGGGCTTTTCGGTTATCCTGATCGATACGGCGGGGCGTTCGCAGCTGGACCAGCAGCTGATGGACGAGCTGCGCGCGATTCAGAAAGCCACGAATCCGAAAGACGTTCTCCTCGTCGTGGATTCCATGATCGGGCAGGAGGCGCTTCATGTCGCCGAAGGATTCCGCGATACAGTCTCGATTACCGGCTTGATCCTGACGAAGATGGACGGCGATTCGCGCGGCGGGGCTGCGATCTCGATTCGCTCGGTAACCGGCGTTCCGATTAAGTTTCTGGGGACCGGCGAAGGCGTCGACGCGCTCGAGGTATATGATCCCGGACGATTATCTTCCCGAATCCTGGGAATGGGTGATATTATTGGATTAATTGAGAAGGCGGAATCCGCTTATTCGGAAAAATCCATGGAACAGGCCGGACGAATGATGTCCGGGCGGTTCACGCTCGAGGATTTCGCTGACCAGCTGCGCCAGGTTAAGAAGATGGGCCCGATTCAGCAGATTTTAGGCATGCTCCCCGGACAGTTGGGCCAGGCGGCGAAACAGATCGACCCGAAAGCCGCCGATAAGAGCCTGAAGATGACCGAGGCGATTCTCTCTTCGATGACGAAAAAAGAACGGCTCAACCCGGATATCCTGAACGCCGGGCGGAAACGACGGATCGCGGCGGGTTCGGGAACGGAGGTTCAGGACGTCAATCGACTGCTCAAGCAGTTTCGCGAGTCGCAGAAGATGATGAAAACGTTACAAAAAACAGGTGGAAAGGGTCTTTCCAATCTGTTTCGCTGA
- a CDS encoding 16S rRNA processing protein RimM, with translation MNGEPEFVCVGKIHRAHGIEGEVVLNPMTDFPERIRRGKILFAGELKRPLTVRTVRQKPPYLLVRFNELTSSEEANEFRNQFVFVPVAGLPPLPDGEYYFHQLIGLDAVDERGEPVGVLSEILETGANDVYVLRAGDGSEKLIAAIPENVLRVDLSARTIWVRVPEAYSAE, from the coding sequence ATCAACGGTGAGCCTGAGTTTGTTTGCGTTGGGAAGATTCATCGCGCGCATGGAATTGAGGGCGAGGTCGTTTTAAACCCGATGACCGATTTCCCGGAGAGGATTCGCCGTGGAAAAATTCTTTTCGCCGGAGAGCTGAAGCGGCCGCTGACCGTTCGGACAGTCCGGCAAAAGCCACCGTACCTGCTCGTTCGATTCAACGAACTCACGAGCTCGGAGGAAGCGAACGAATTCCGGAACCAGTTCGTCTTTGTTCCTGTCGCCGGGCTTCCGCCGCTCCCCGACGGCGAATACTATTTTCATCAGCTGATCGGGTTGGACGCTGTAGACGAGCGGGGCGAACCGGTCGGCGTTCTCAGCGAAATTCTTGAAACCGGGGCGAACGACGTTTACGTTCTGCGTGCCGGCGATGGAAGCGAAAAGCTGATTGCCGCGATTCCGGAAAACGTACTGCGGGTCGATCTCAGCGCCCGGACGATTTGGGTCCGCGTTCCGGAAGCATATTCCGCGGAGTAA